GTAACCAGGAGGTAAATTGGAGAGAATGACAACACCGATTCGTCTTCTCTTATCAAAGGCGAGGTAACTGTTGAAAACGCTTGTTCCGCCATTGTGCCAGATGAGTCCGTTCTTTTCATCGATCATCCAACCGATGCCTACGGCATCCATGCGAATTCCCATTGCCTGAAGGGACTTCGTTGTTGCATTGACATCTGCGATCACCTCATGCCCCATCGATAAATAGGCAAGGCGGTGTTTGTCAAGATAGTTGTCGTATTTGCTCCTTTTCTCTTTCCGATGTTTGCTCAGTAACTGGATTTAGTGTGACCTCATCAATCCACTTCCAGTTCCTAGTTTTTCCTGTCCAACGCTCCGGATGTTTTTTCCTTGCAGCTTGATAAACAGCATCTCTTTTAGATAATATCTCAATGTCTAGAGCATAGTGCCTTTGGTACGGGGTTACAAACTTTATGCCACTATGCAGGAGTTCATTATTGTATAGATCCACAAAACCTCGTACCCATTCCATAGAATCCTCAATGGTGGCAAAACCGTCTGCAGGGAAAGTATTGGGCGTATTTAGATATTGGGGGGAGTAAATCAGGAATATGTAAATGACGAAAGAATAACCATTCTTTTCATATAGAGGAAGGAAAAAGAGATGACACCGAGAACCCCGTAGTTATTCAGA
The Limnochordia bacterium DNA segment above includes these coding regions:
- a CDS encoding serine hydrolase — protein: MIADVNATTKSLQAMGIRMDAVGIGWMIDEKNGLIWHNGGTSVFNSYLAFDKRRRIGVVILSNLPPGYRIPATVMGSKLIRVLQEEYDWQHDSTGVFEAD